A genomic stretch from Campylobacter lari subsp. concheus includes:
- a CDS encoding YggS family pyridoxal phosphate-dependent enzyme — protein sequence MNLESIFEKTIKQNVRLVAASKYVQDEQIRELFKQGVIEFGENQVQALALKKEKLQDLEIKWHFIGNLQSNKINLLIKQNPLLWQSCNGLKIAKAVDKRLDYKLDALLEINTANESSKSGIEQNKAIEEYLQIQEECKNLNLVGIMCIGSMDEEKVQESFEQTFKIYENLQKHGAKICSMGMSGDFELAIKCGSNMVRLGSILFK from the coding sequence ATGAATTTAGAAAGTATTTTTGAAAAAACCATAAAACAAAATGTGCGTTTAGTAGCAGCTAGCAAGTATGTTCAAGATGAACAAATTCGAGAGCTTTTTAAACAAGGTGTTATAGAGTTTGGAGAAAATCAAGTCCAAGCTTTGGCTTTAAAAAAAGAAAAACTTCAAGATTTAGAAATCAAATGGCATTTTATAGGTAATCTTCAAAGTAATAAAATTAATCTTTTAATCAAACAAAACCCATTACTTTGGCAATCTTGCAATGGCTTAAAAATCGCCAAAGCTGTAGATAAAAGACTTGATTATAAATTAGATGCTTTATTAGAAATTAATACTGCTAATGAAAGTTCTAAAAGTGGCATAGAACAAAATAAGGCCATAGAAGAGTATTTGCAAATACAAGAAGAGTGTAAAAATTTAAATCTAGTAGGCATTATGTGTATAGGTTCTATGGATGAGGAAAAAGTTCAAGAAAGCTTTGAGCAAACTTTTAAAATCTATGAAAATTTACAAAAACACGGGGCAAAAATTTGCTCTATGGGTATGAGTGGGGATTTTGAGCTAGCTATAAAATGTGGCTCAAATATGGTGCGTTTAGGGAGTATTCTATTTAAATAA
- a CDS encoding RNA polymerase factor sigma-54, with translation MLKQKTSITQKAKLSQTLRSWLPILQANIEDLKESLDEFAKENPFIEIKENSSITSNQNKYYQEYFSKNTTTQMIDAKSLEVKNVYELLSEQIIPPFFPTKKSQTIAEKIIECLNHEGYFEYDEEILGEFDPLEVEKIRQRFKYLDPVGVGAKDNQEAFIFALEHFDLDDELYEFCKMLILNLENAKDFIKDPLYKKAIAIIKKISIPPFLEYFEESMEIIPDIFIYQENGEIKIKINDDYYPEIAFETDGLDHEFLSAYLKDAKNLIDALAMRKATLYKLGLMIIEYQYDFFMGGDIKPMQLKDLAQDLERNASTISRAIANKYLSCDRGLIPLKSFFTTAVDDGETSNATIKDFLSNLIKKENPKKPLSDLKILELTQKEFPSVQLGRRTITKYRMQLGIGSSSERKKLYELM, from the coding sequence ATGCTTAAACAAAAAACCTCTATAACACAAAAAGCAAAACTATCGCAAACCTTAAGATCTTGGCTTCCTATATTGCAAGCTAATATTGAAGATCTAAAAGAAAGCTTAGATGAATTTGCTAAAGAAAATCCTTTTATAGAGATCAAAGAAAACTCAAGTATTACAAGCAATCAAAACAAATATTATCAAGAATATTTTAGTAAAAATACCACCACGCAAATGATTGACGCAAAAAGCTTGGAAGTAAAAAATGTATATGAACTTTTAAGCGAGCAAATCATACCACCATTTTTTCCTACTAAAAAATCCCAAACCATTGCTGAAAAAATCATAGAATGTTTAAACCATGAAGGTTATTTTGAGTATGATGAGGAAATTTTAGGTGAATTTGATCCTTTAGAAGTAGAAAAAATCAGACAAAGATTTAAATACCTTGATCCCGTTGGGGTAGGGGCAAAAGATAATCAAGAAGCTTTTATTTTTGCATTAGAGCATTTTGACTTAGATGATGAGCTTTATGAATTTTGTAAAATGCTAATTTTAAATTTAGAAAATGCAAAAGATTTTATCAAAGATCCTTTGTATAAAAAGGCTATAGCGATAATTAAAAAAATCTCCATTCCGCCTTTTTTGGAGTATTTTGAAGAGAGTATGGAAATCATTCCTGATATATTTATTTATCAAGAAAATGGTGAAATTAAAATTAAAATCAATGATGATTATTACCCTGAAATTGCTTTTGAAACAGATGGTTTAGATCATGAGTTTTTAAGCGCTTATTTGAAAGATGCTAAAAATTTAATCGATGCACTAGCCATGCGTAAAGCTACCCTTTATAAACTAGGACTTATGATTATAGAATATCAATATGATTTTTTCATGGGCGGGGATATCAAACCCATGCAGCTTAAAGATTTAGCACAAGATCTTGAAAGAAATGCTTCAACTATCTCAAGAGCAATTGCAAACAAATACTTAAGTTGTGATAGAGGCTTAATACCTTTAAAATCTTTCTTTACCACCGCAGTTGATGATGGTGAAACTTCTAATGCAACAATTAAAGATTTTCTTAGTAACTTAATTAAAAAAGAAAATCCCAAAAAGCCTTTGAGTGATTTAAAAATTCTTGAACTCACTCAAAAAGAATTCCCAAGTGTACAACTAGGGCGTAGAACTATCACTAAATATCGTATGCAACTTGGTATAGGAAGCTCAAGTGAGCGTAAAAAATTATATGAATTGATGTAG